The proteins below are encoded in one region of Ricinus communis isolate WT05 ecotype wild-type chromosome 6, ASM1957865v1, whole genome shotgun sequence:
- the LOC8270463 gene encoding putative receptor-like protein kinase At3g47110 isoform X1, with the protein MNIFCSNMKSFLLLIYVVAIVSLHIMALPSRHETDKLALLALKDQLTYGSPEILSSWNDSVDFCAWQGVKCGRRHRRVTVLQLNNMKLTGSISPSIGNLTFLREITLSANSLKGGIPPEFGQLKRLQFLNLTVNHLQGHIPIELTNSSTLQVIFLSRNNLSGEIPYQFGYMSQLMGLSLGGNNFVGSIPSSLGNLSSLEYLSLAYNNLWGSIPHALGSASSLNTLFLGVNGLSGLIPLSIYNLSSMGWLDVSSNHFSGSLPHNIDLIFPNLQLLVVADNQFTGVIPAAVSNISSLFLLDMLGNNFSGSVPETLGKLKNLQELLIGYNSLGSAKAGDFNFLSSLSNCTKLELLAIHGNRFGGVLPDAVGNLSSQLKMLFMGRNHISGNIPEAIGNLVGLTLLDMGINFLTGTIPVSVGKLRNIGRLFFHRNNLHGKVPSFFGNFSRLFDLYLHDNNFEGSIPISLKNCTEMQNLFLHKNNFSGSLPNQMFASLQNLITIYIFYNFLTGPLPSDIGSLSNLVVLDVSENKLSGEIPMDLGSCSGLRELSMAGNFFQGTIPLSFRFLKSLESLDLSRNNLSGRIPHQLDDLSYLMKLNLSFNFLEGEVPLGGVFGNVTGFSMMGNNMICGGVPKLNLPACLNKKLKRKGNIQSVKVIVPITISILVASTLMMVLFILWRKRNSREKSLFASLLDAGHLRLSYKELLQATGGFASSSLIGTGSFGSVYKGFLHPLEKLVAVKVLKLQNRGASKSFKAECKTLGKVRHRNLLKIITSCSSLDYNGRDFKALVFEFMSNGNLDSWLHQNEEQESRKLNLMQRLDIAIDVAYALDYLHYRCEPPIVHCDLKPSNVLLDDDMVAHVGDFGLAKLLSLATDDFSRDQTSSSVIKGTIGYVAPEYGIGGTVSPEGDIYSYGILLLEMITAKRPTDDVFPEGFSLHNTCKRASPENVRDIVDSYLLQQSVEGSDSISNQHGMNGQMWECLVSFLRIGVSCSAELPSERMNIKDVIKELCAAKNMLLQAGKRGRVRNYKH; encoded by the exons atgaatattttctGTTCAAATATGAAAAGCTTTCTACTTCTCATTTATGTGGTGGCCATTGTATCATTACATATAATGGCCTTACCTTCACGGCATGAAACCGATAAACTAGCTTTGCTTGCGCTGAAAGATCAGCTAACTTACGGTTCCCCTGAAATCCTTTCTTCATGGAATGATTCTGTTGATTTCTGTGCCTGGCAAGGTGTTAAATGTGGCCGTCGTCACCGGAGAGTCACTGTTTTGCAGTTAAACAATATGAAGCTAACCGGATCCATTTCTCCTTCAATAGGTAATTTGACATTCCTCAGGGAGATCACATTATCTGCGAACAGCCTGAAAGGTGGTATACCACCTGAATTCGGACAATTGAAGCGGCTGCAGTTCCTCAACCTCACAGTAAATCATCTCCAGGGCCATATTCCTATTGAGCTCACCAACTCTTCAACCCTCcaagttatttttttgagTCGTAATAACCTCAGTGGGGAAATTCCATACCAATTTGGTTATATGTCTCAGCTTATGGGACTCTCTTTGGGTGGCAACAATTTTGTTGGCAGTATTCCATCTTCTTTGGGGAATCTTTCATCCTTAGAATATCTCTCGCTTGCTTACAATAATTTATGGGGAAGTATTCCTCATGCTTTGGGAAGCGCATCAAGCCTAAACACACTTTTTTTAGGTGTCAATGGTCTGTCAGGTCTAATTCCACTTTCTATCTACAACCTTTCATCCATGGGATGGTTGGATGTCTCTTCAAATCATTTTTCAGGAAGTCTACCGCATAATATAGACCttatttttccaaatcttCAGTTGTTGGTTGTTGCAGACAATCAGTTCACTGGAGTCATTCCTGCTGCAGTATCCAACATCTCTAGCCTTTTTTTACTCGACATGCTTGGCAACAATTTCTCAGGATCAGTCCCTGAGACGTTAGGAAAACTGAAGAACCTTCAGGAGTTACTGATTGGTTACAACAGTCTTGGAAGTGCGAAAGCTggtgattttaattttctttcttctttatccAACTGCACCAAACTGGAGTTATTGGCAATACATGGCAACAGGTTTGGTGGAGTGTTGCCAGATGCAGTAGGCAACTTGTCTTCCCAGCTTAAAATGCTTTTCATGGGTCGGAATCATATCTCAGGAAATATTCCAGAAGCCATAGGGAATCTTGTTGGATTAACTCTTTTGGATATGGGAATTAACTTTCTTACAGGCACCATTCCAGTTTCAGTTGGGAAGCTTAGAAACATTGGaagattgtttttccataGAAATAACCTACATGGTAAAGTTCCATCCTTCTTTGGAAATTTTTCACGATTGTTTGATCTTTATTTACACGACAATAATTTTGAAGGAAGCATTCCCATAAGCCTCAAAAACTGCACGGAAATGCAGAATTTGTTTctccataaaaataacttcAGTGGTAGTCTACCTAATCAAATGTTTGCGTCTTtgcaaaatttaataactatttacattttttataacTTCTTGACCGGCCCCCTTCCATCAGATATTGGTAGTTTAAGTAATCTTGTAGTATTAGATGTTAGTGAAAACAAATTGTCTGGTGAAATTCCCATGGACCTTGGGTCGTGTTCTGGATTAAGAGAACTCTCTATGGCAGGGAATTTCTTTCAAGGAACCATTCCTTTATCTTTTCGCTTTTTGAAATCTCTTGAAAGCTTAGATCTTTCGCGAAACAATTTGTCTGGCAGGATCCCACACCAACTTGACGATCTTTCATACTTGATGAAGCTCAATCTCTCTTTTAACTTCCTTGAAGGCGAGGTTCCATTGGGAGGGGTTTTTGGGAATGTTACTGGATTTTCAATGATGGGCAACAATATGATTTGTGGGGGAGTTCCTAAATTGAATCTTCCAGCTTGCTTAAATAAGaaactgaaaagaaaaggaaacatTCAATCGGTGAAAGTCATTGTTCCTATAACCATAAGCATTTTGGTTGCTTCTACTCTGATGATGGTTCTTTTTATACTTTGGCGGAAAAGAAACTCAAGAGAAAAATCCCTCTTTGCATCGTTATTGGATGCTGGTCACCTGAGGCTGTCTTACAAGGAGCTTCTTCAAGCTACTGGTGGTTTTGCATCTTCCAGCTTGATTGGTACAGGAAGTTTTGGCTCTGTGTATAAAGGATTTCTTCATCCACTTGAAAAACTTGTTGCAGTAAAGGTGCTGAAACTTCAAAACCGCGGGGCTTCAAAGAGTTTCAAGGCTGAATGCAAGACTTTAGGCAAAGTTCGACATAGGAATCTTCTCAAGATCATAACATCTTGTTCAAGCTTGGACTACAACGGTAGAGATTTTAAGGCTCTAGTATTTGAGTTCATGTCCAATGGAAATCTAGATAGCTGGCTGCACCAGAATGAAGAACAGGAATCAAGAAAATTGAACCTTATGCAAAGGTTAGATATAGCAATTGATGTGGCCTATGCATTAGATTACCTTCACTACCGTTGTGAACCTCCCATTGTTCATTGTGATCTGAAGCCAAGCAATGTTCTCCTTGATGATGATATGGTTGCTCATGTTGGTGACTTTGGGCTGGCCAAACTACTTTCTCTGGCCACAGATGACTTCAGTAGGGATCAAACCAGTTCATCGGTGATTAAGGGAACCATTGGTTATGTTGCACCAG AATATGGCATTGGTGGCACAGTGTCTCCAGAAGGGGACATCTATAGCTACGGGATTCTTCTACTGGAGATGATTACTGCAAAGAGACCGACAGATGATGTCTTTCCTGAAGGCTTCAGCCTTCATAATACCTGTAAGAGGGCGTCGCCAGAAAATGTTAGGGATATTGTGGATTCATATTTGCTTCAACAATCTGTTGAGGGCAGCGATAGCATAAGTAACCAGCATGGCATGAATGGTCAAATGTGGGAGTGTCTGGTATCTTTTCTTAGAATTGGAGTTTCATGTTCTGCAGAATTGCCTAGTGAGAGAATGAACATCAAAGATGTCATCAAAGAACTCTGTGCAGCAAAGAATATGTTGCTTCAGGCTGGGAAGAGGGGCAGAGTTAGAAACTATAAGCATTGA
- the LOC8270466 gene encoding pathogenesis-related thaumatin-like protein 3.5, protein MASQRSEFIEDGFELRPGQSANLTAPAVWSLYIWGRSGCSFNSLGYGGCVTGDCGGTLRCPLGRFPNLPITMVTLSLNNNLFDTYGVYLGAGFNIPVSISPYGPGSDQCQESSCLSDVNSICPAELQVRVNNMIVACKSACLAFNRPEFCCLNTNGTNTACKPTNYTTMFEGVCPAASADGSSQNIFKCSGSQFFVSFC, encoded by the coding sequence ATGGCAAGTCAACGGTCTGAATTTATCGAGGATGGTTTCGAGTTAAGACCTGGACAATCAGCAAATCTTACAGCACCAGCAGTTTGGTCACTCTACATCTGGGGTCGTAGTGGGTGCTCATTCAACAGCCTCGGCTATGGTGGATGTGTCACTGGTGACTGTGGCGGCACACTGAGATGTCCCCTAGGACGCTTCCCTAACCTACCAATTACGATGGTCACACTTTCCCTGAATAATAATTTGTTCGACACTTATGGAGTTTATCTTGGTGCGGGGTTTAATATTCCTGTCTCTATATCGCCTTATGGACCTGGTTCTGATCAATGCCAGGAGTCAAGTTGCCTTTCGGACGTGAACAGCATTTGCCCGGCTGAGTTGCAAGTAAGAGTAAATAATATGATTGTAGCATGCAAAAGTGCCTGCCTTGCATTCAACAGGCCTGAATTCTGTTGCTTAAATACCAATGGTACGAACACTGCTTGCAAGCCAACGAATTATACGACCATGTTCGAGGGAGTATGTCCTGCAGCTAGCGCTGATGGCTCTAGTCAGAATATATTTAAGTGCAGCGGATCTCAGTTCTTCGTCAGCTTTTGTTGA
- the LOC8270465 gene encoding putative receptor-like protein kinase At3g47110, producing MKMPCALVLYAIILSFISSNCFLGYASEFKNETDKMALLAFKGAITSDPNGALNSWNTSLHYCQWQGISCSSKHRERVTILDLSSQGLVGPVSAHIGNLSFLRIIRLDNNSFHGKIPPEIGKLFRLRIFYLNNNSFHGEVPTNLSSCVSLREINFIDNNLAGKFPVELNSIPNLAALGLGQNNFKDNIPPSIGNFSSLILISLAETNLEGNIPEDIGRLTRLEYLLMPDNNLTGTIPASIYNLSRLTILSVARNQLMGNLSPDIGFNLPNIQQLALGLNHFTGLIPISLSNASQLHLISFTDNRFSGPIPVELGRLVNLSWIGLSGNMLGTKVGNDLRFISYLTNCTKLERLFVGGNLLKGPLPDAIANLSTQIRYLSLGINQIYGTIPEGIGNLVNLNFLDFQYMMLRGNIPDGIGKLHKLLELYIPGNQLVGQIPSTIGNLTSLYEMQLSQNNLSGKISPNLGDCQSLLRLDLSQNDLVSSIPQSVFGILSIVSINLSHNSLTGTLPLEIGNLKQIEDLDVSSNKVSGAIPSTLGLCLSLVKIRVNGNFLEGIIPEELSALRGLDELDLSHNNLSGMIPESLGSIPFLEILNLSFNDLEGEVPQAGILKNTSVISVTGNRKLCGGNPELKLPACVVLHSNKKGSSLATKLIAAIVVAFICLALVASFFIRRCKRSKSKERPSPLSLKDQFIKISYQELLQATDGFSDANLIGFGSYGSVYRGFLHQSQSFIAVKVFNLRHRGASKSFISECKALKHIRHRNLLKISSVCASVDYQGNDFRAVIYEFMPRGSLESWLHPQEVADNEHELRNLNLEQRLSIAIGVASAVEYLHCHCQPPIVHSDLKPSNVLLDEDMVAHVGDFGLAKVLSKVSDNAREDQSSSVIIKGSVGYVPPEYGMGEGLSTQGDAYSFGILLLEIFTARRPTDGMFQGELNLHNFCRMALPERVRDIVDPLLLPEENTGERVQNCLASVLRIGLSCSTETPRDRMEIRNAVRELHLVKNAYEREGINTT from the exons ATGAAAATGCCTTGTGCCCTTGTGCTCTATGCAATCATCCTGAGCTTCATCAGTTCCAATTGTTTCCTTGGATATGCTTCAGAATTTAAGAATGAGACCGATAAAATGGCTTTGTTGGCCTTTAAGGGTGCAATAACTTCGGATCCTAATGGAGCCTTGAACTCATGGAACACTTCTCTTCATTATTGTCAATGGCAAGGAATATCATGCAGCAGTAAGCATCGCGAAAGGGTAACTATCCTGGATCTATCCTCACAGGGCTTGGTGGGTCCTGTCTCTGCCCACATAGGGAATCTCAGCTTCCTCAGGATTATCCGCTTAGACAATAACAGCTTCCATGGAAAAATTCCACCAGAAATTGGGAAGTTGTTTCGCCTACGCATTTTctatttgaataataattcTTTCCATGGAGAAGTTCCAACAAATTTATCCAGCTGTGTAAGCCTCAGGGAAATCAACTTTATTGATAACAATCTTGCAGGCAAATTCCCGGTTGAGCTGAACTCGATACCAAATCTTGCTGCTCTAGGCCTTGGTCAGAACAATTTCAAAGATAACATCCCACCTTCCATTGGGAATTTCTCATCTCTCATCCTGATTTCTTTGGCAGAGACAAATTTGGAAGGAAACATTCCTGAGGATATTGGTCGATTGACAAGATTGGAATATCTATTAATGCCAGATAATAATTTGACTGGTACAATTCCTGCTAGCATCTATAACCTCTCAAGGCTCACGATTTTATCAGTGGCAAGAAATCAACTGATGGGAAATCTTTCACCAGATATTGGCTTCAACTTACCCAACATCCAACAACTTGCTCTTGGATTAAATCATTTCACAGGTTTAATCCCTATTTCATTATCAAATGCTTCGCAACTTCATCTTATATCTTTTACTGATAATAGGTTTAGTGGACCAATACCTGTTGAACTAGGAAGATTAGTGAATCTGTCATGGATAGGACTTAGTGGTAACATGCTTGGAACCAAAGTTGGGAATGATTTGAGATTTATATCTTACTTAACTAACTGCACCAAACTAGAAAGGTTATTTGTAGGTGGAAATCTTCTTAAAGGCCCATTACCTGACGCCATAGCCAATCTCTCTACCCAAATTAGATATCTGTCACTTGGGATAAACCAAATCTATGGAACCATTCCTGAAGGAATAGGGAATCTtgtgaatttgaattttttggattttcaatACATGATGTTGCGTGGCAATATTCCTGATGGGATTGGAAAGCTTCACAAGCTTTTAGAACTATATATCCCAGGAAACCAGTTGGTAGGACAAATTCCATCCACAATTGGTAACCTTACTAGTTTATATGAAATGCAGTTGAGTCAGAACAATTTATCAGGAAAAATATCTCCCAATCTTGGCGACTGTCAGAGCTTATTGAGACTGGATCTTTCACAAAATGACCTCGTGAGCTCTATACCACAATCAGTCTTCGGTATTCTTTCCATTGTTTCCATCAATTTATCACACAACTCTTTAACTGGTACCCTTCCACTAGAGATTGGCAACTTGAAACAAATTGAGGATTTAGATGTTTCTAGCAATAAAGTGTCAGGTGCCATTCCAAGCACACTTGGCCTTTGTTTGAGCTTGGTAAAGATCCGTGTGAATGGCAACTTTCTTGAAGGGATAATCCCTGAGGAATTAAGTGCTTTAAGAGGATTAGATGAGCTAGATCTCTCTCATAATAACTTGTCTGGGATGATACCAGAAAGTCTAGGTAGTATTCCGTTTCTGGAAATTTTGAATCTCTCTTTCAATGATTTGGAGGGTGAAGTTCCACAAGCtggtattttaaaaaataccaGTGTCATTTCTGTTACTGGAAACAGAAAACTTTGTGGCGGCAATCCTGAACTGAAGTTGCCTGCCTGCGTTGTCCTGCACTCCAATAAAAAAGGAAGTTCTCTAGCAACAAAACTGATTGCTGCAATTGTTGTTGCATTTATTTGCTTAGCTCTGGTGGCAAGCTTCTTTATTCGGCGCTGCAAGAGATCTAAGTCAAAGGAGAGACCTTCTCCTTTATCTCTCAAAGatcaattcatcaaaatttctTACCAGGAGCTTCTTCAGGCAACTGATGGTTTTTCGGACGCCAATTTAATTGGTTTTGGAAGCTATGGATCAGTATACAGAGGATTTCTTCATCAAAGTCAATCTTTCATTGCAGTGAAAGTTTTTAATCTCCGGCACAGAGGAGCCTCAAAGAGCTTCATCTCTGAATGCAAAGCTCTGAAACATATTCGCCACCGAAATCTCCTAAAGATATCAAGTGTCTGCGCCAGTGTTGATTATCAAGGCAATGACTTCAGAGCTGTAATATATGAGTTCATGCCCAGAGGGAGTTTAGAAAGTTGGTTACACCCACAAGAAGTTGCAGATAATGAGCATGAGTTGAGAAATCTGAACCTTGAACAGAGGCTAAGCATTGCCATCGGTGTTGCTTCTGCAGTTGAGTATCTTCACTGTCACTGCCAACCACCAATTGTTCATAGCGATCTCAAACCAAGCAATGTCCTTCTTGATGAAGACATGGTTGCTCATGTTGGTGATTTTGGGCTTGCTAAGGTTCTTTCTAAGGTTTCTGATAATGCACGAGAAGATCAGTCCAGTTCAGTCATTATAAAAGGATCCGTTGGATATGTTCCCCCAG AATATGGTATGGGTGAAGGGTTATCTACCCAAGGAGATGCATACAGCTTTGGGATACTTCTGTTAGAGATATTTACAGCAAGAAGACCAACTGATGGCATGTTTCAGGGGGAACTGAACCTTCACAACTTCTGTAGAATGGCGCTGCCTGAGCGAGTCAGGGATATTGTGGATCCTTTGCTTCTGCCTGAAGAAAATACAGGAGAGAGGGTGCAAAATTGTTTGGCCTCAGTACTGAGAATTGGACTTTCATGTTCGACGGAGACACCCAGAGATAGAATGGAGATAAGAAATGCTGTAAGAGAATTGCATTTGGTAAAGAATGCTTATGAAAGAGAGGGCATCAATACAACATAG
- the LOC8270463 gene encoding putative receptor-like protein kinase At3g47110 isoform X2 has protein sequence MNIFCSNMKSFLLLIYVVAIVSLHIMALPSRHETDKLALLALKDQLTYGSPEILSSWNDSVDFCAWQGVKCGRRHRRVTVLQLNNMKLTGSISPSIGNLTFLREITLSANSLKGGIPPEFGQLKRLQFLNLTVNHLQGHIPIELTNSSTLQVIFLSRNNLSGEIPYQFGYMSQLMGLSLGGNNFVGSIPSSLGNLSSLEYLSLAYNNLWGSIPHALGSASSLNTLFLGVNGLSGLIPLSIYNLSSMGWLDVSSNHFSGSLPHNIDLIFPNLQLLVVADNQFTGVIPAAVSNISSLFLLDMLGNNFSGSVPETLGKLKNLQELLIGYNSLGSAKAGDFNFLSSLSNCTKLELLAIHGNRFGGVLPDAVGNLSSQLKMLFMGRNHISGNIPEAIGNLVGLTLLDMGINFLTGTIPVSVGKLRNIGRLFFHRNNLHGKVPSFFGNFSRLFDLYLHDNNFEGSIPISLKNCTEMQNLFLHKNNFSGSLPNQMFASLQNLITIYIFYNFLTGPLPSDIGSLSNLVVLDVSENKLSGEIPMDLGSCSGLRELSMAGNFFQGTIPLSFRFLKSLESLDLSRNNLSGRIPHQLDDLSYLMKLNLSFNFLEGEVPLGGVFGNVTGFSMMGNNMICGGVPKLNLPACLNKKLKRKGNIQSVKVIVPITISILVASTLMMVLFILWRKRNSREKSLFASLLDAGHLRLSYKELLQATGGFASSSLIGTGSFGSVYKGFLHPLEKLVAVKVLKLQNRGASKSFKAECKTLGKVRHRNLLKIITSCSSLDYNGRDFKALVFEFMSNGNLDSWLHQNEEQESRKLNLMQRLDIAIDVAYALDYLHYRCEPPIVHCDLKPSNVLLDDDMVAHVGDFGLAKLLSLATDDFSRDQTSSSVIKGTIGYVAPALQNMALVAQCLQKGTSIATGFFYWR, from the exons atgaatattttctGTTCAAATATGAAAAGCTTTCTACTTCTCATTTATGTGGTGGCCATTGTATCATTACATATAATGGCCTTACCTTCACGGCATGAAACCGATAAACTAGCTTTGCTTGCGCTGAAAGATCAGCTAACTTACGGTTCCCCTGAAATCCTTTCTTCATGGAATGATTCTGTTGATTTCTGTGCCTGGCAAGGTGTTAAATGTGGCCGTCGTCACCGGAGAGTCACTGTTTTGCAGTTAAACAATATGAAGCTAACCGGATCCATTTCTCCTTCAATAGGTAATTTGACATTCCTCAGGGAGATCACATTATCTGCGAACAGCCTGAAAGGTGGTATACCACCTGAATTCGGACAATTGAAGCGGCTGCAGTTCCTCAACCTCACAGTAAATCATCTCCAGGGCCATATTCCTATTGAGCTCACCAACTCTTCAACCCTCcaagttatttttttgagTCGTAATAACCTCAGTGGGGAAATTCCATACCAATTTGGTTATATGTCTCAGCTTATGGGACTCTCTTTGGGTGGCAACAATTTTGTTGGCAGTATTCCATCTTCTTTGGGGAATCTTTCATCCTTAGAATATCTCTCGCTTGCTTACAATAATTTATGGGGAAGTATTCCTCATGCTTTGGGAAGCGCATCAAGCCTAAACACACTTTTTTTAGGTGTCAATGGTCTGTCAGGTCTAATTCCACTTTCTATCTACAACCTTTCATCCATGGGATGGTTGGATGTCTCTTCAAATCATTTTTCAGGAAGTCTACCGCATAATATAGACCttatttttccaaatcttCAGTTGTTGGTTGTTGCAGACAATCAGTTCACTGGAGTCATTCCTGCTGCAGTATCCAACATCTCTAGCCTTTTTTTACTCGACATGCTTGGCAACAATTTCTCAGGATCAGTCCCTGAGACGTTAGGAAAACTGAAGAACCTTCAGGAGTTACTGATTGGTTACAACAGTCTTGGAAGTGCGAAAGCTggtgattttaattttctttcttctttatccAACTGCACCAAACTGGAGTTATTGGCAATACATGGCAACAGGTTTGGTGGAGTGTTGCCAGATGCAGTAGGCAACTTGTCTTCCCAGCTTAAAATGCTTTTCATGGGTCGGAATCATATCTCAGGAAATATTCCAGAAGCCATAGGGAATCTTGTTGGATTAACTCTTTTGGATATGGGAATTAACTTTCTTACAGGCACCATTCCAGTTTCAGTTGGGAAGCTTAGAAACATTGGaagattgtttttccataGAAATAACCTACATGGTAAAGTTCCATCCTTCTTTGGAAATTTTTCACGATTGTTTGATCTTTATTTACACGACAATAATTTTGAAGGAAGCATTCCCATAAGCCTCAAAAACTGCACGGAAATGCAGAATTTGTTTctccataaaaataacttcAGTGGTAGTCTACCTAATCAAATGTTTGCGTCTTtgcaaaatttaataactatttacattttttataacTTCTTGACCGGCCCCCTTCCATCAGATATTGGTAGTTTAAGTAATCTTGTAGTATTAGATGTTAGTGAAAACAAATTGTCTGGTGAAATTCCCATGGACCTTGGGTCGTGTTCTGGATTAAGAGAACTCTCTATGGCAGGGAATTTCTTTCAAGGAACCATTCCTTTATCTTTTCGCTTTTTGAAATCTCTTGAAAGCTTAGATCTTTCGCGAAACAATTTGTCTGGCAGGATCCCACACCAACTTGACGATCTTTCATACTTGATGAAGCTCAATCTCTCTTTTAACTTCCTTGAAGGCGAGGTTCCATTGGGAGGGGTTTTTGGGAATGTTACTGGATTTTCAATGATGGGCAACAATATGATTTGTGGGGGAGTTCCTAAATTGAATCTTCCAGCTTGCTTAAATAAGaaactgaaaagaaaaggaaacatTCAATCGGTGAAAGTCATTGTTCCTATAACCATAAGCATTTTGGTTGCTTCTACTCTGATGATGGTTCTTTTTATACTTTGGCGGAAAAGAAACTCAAGAGAAAAATCCCTCTTTGCATCGTTATTGGATGCTGGTCACCTGAGGCTGTCTTACAAGGAGCTTCTTCAAGCTACTGGTGGTTTTGCATCTTCCAGCTTGATTGGTACAGGAAGTTTTGGCTCTGTGTATAAAGGATTTCTTCATCCACTTGAAAAACTTGTTGCAGTAAAGGTGCTGAAACTTCAAAACCGCGGGGCTTCAAAGAGTTTCAAGGCTGAATGCAAGACTTTAGGCAAAGTTCGACATAGGAATCTTCTCAAGATCATAACATCTTGTTCAAGCTTGGACTACAACGGTAGAGATTTTAAGGCTCTAGTATTTGAGTTCATGTCCAATGGAAATCTAGATAGCTGGCTGCACCAGAATGAAGAACAGGAATCAAGAAAATTGAACCTTATGCAAAGGTTAGATATAGCAATTGATGTGGCCTATGCATTAGATTACCTTCACTACCGTTGTGAACCTCCCATTGTTCATTGTGATCTGAAGCCAAGCAATGTTCTCCTTGATGATGATATGGTTGCTCATGTTGGTGACTTTGGGCTGGCCAAACTACTTTCTCTGGCCACAGATGACTTCAGTAGGGATCAAACCAGTTCATCGGTGATTAAGGGAACCATTGGTTATGTTGCACCAG cattgCAGAATATGGCATTGGTGGCACAGTGTCTCCAGAAGGGGACATCTATAGCTACGGGATTCTTCTACTGGAGATGA